A segment of the Streptomyces sp. NBC_01235 genome:
AACACGGGGCCGGTGCCCCAGGCGCCGATGGCCGCGGCCGACAGCGGCATGCTGAGCGGTGTGAGACCGAGGCTGACGAGGCTGGAGACGGCGGTGACGCGGCCCAGGTACGCGGGGTCGGCCTGGGTCTGCAGCAGCGCGCCGCACAGGGCGCCGCTGAGGCCGGCGAGGAGCCCGATCAGCAGGGCCGTGCCGACGGCGGCGGCGACCGTCGGCGCGTACGCGAGGGCGCCGATGGCCAGCGAACCCGCCAGGATCGACCAGCCGGCCACCTGCCCGGCGCGCGGGAGTCGCCCCCGCAGGGTCAGCAGCAGCGAAGCGGCGCCCGCGCCGACGCCGAACCCGCAGAGCACCCAGCCCATGCCGGAGGCCCCCCATCCGCGTTCGTCGGCCAGCAGGGTCAGGCCCACGTTGAGCGGTCCGACGAAACCGAGGTCGCCGAGGGCGATGGCCGCCATCAGCGGGGCGAGGACACGGTGGCGGCGGATGTACCCCAGACCGGCCACCAGGTCGGCCCAGGCGGTCGCGTTCCGCGCGCCTGTGCCGTCGGCGTCGTCGGCGTCGTCGGCGTCGTCCGGCGGAAGGTCTCGTATCCGCACGCAGAGCAGCAGGGGCACCGACACCGCGATGAGCAGCCCGGCGAGCCCGAACGCGGCCGCCGCCCCGCCCGCCGCCACGCCGAGGCCGCCGAGCGGGGCGCCTACGACGCTCGCGAACCGGATCGCCAGTCCCCGCATGCCCTGCACGCGCGCGAGCTGATCACGACGCGTCACGCGCGCGGGCAGGGCGCCCACGGCCGGCACGAACACGGCGTCGACGGCACCGAAGACCAGCGCCAGCAGGGCCAGCGCCCACAGGCCGGGGGCGGTCGCGTACAGCAGCGCGGCCACGGCGAGGACGGCCGCGCAGCGCACGGCGTCGCTGCCGATGACGACCCGGCGCGGTCCCAGCCGGTCGGCGATCACTCCCCCGCCCAGCATCAGCAGGGCCCGTGGCACGGCGCTCGCCGTCATCACGAGCCCGGCCTGTGAGGGTGTACCGGCCTGCACGGCGGCCCACGACAGGGCGATGTAGTAGACGCTGTCGCCGACCATCGAGGCGGTGTAGGCGGCGAGCCAGCGCAGCACGTTGGGGTCGCGGTGGGCGGGG
Coding sequences within it:
- a CDS encoding MFS transporter, with product MTVTAHETAQPIAPELPAHRDPNVLRWLAAYTASMVGDSVYYIALSWAAVQAGTPSQAGLVMTASAVPRALLMLGGGVIADRLGPRRVVIGSDAVRCAAVLAVAALLYATAPGLWALALLALVFGAVDAVFVPAVGALPARVTRRDQLARVQGMRGLAIRFASVVGAPLGGLGVAAGGAAAAFGLAGLLIAVSVPLLLCVRIRDLPPDDADDADDADGTGARNATAWADLVAGLGYIRRHRVLAPLMAAIALGDLGFVGPLNVGLTLLADERGWGASGMGWVLCGFGVGAGAASLLLTLRGRLPRAGQVAGWSILAGSLAIGALAYAPTVAAAVGTALLIGLLAGLSGALCGALLQTQADPAYLGRVTAVSSLVSLGLTPLSMPLSAAAIGAWGTGPVFVVSAAVCGLGGIVALCVPGLRRAELPR